A genomic segment from Verrucomicrobiota bacterium encodes:
- a CDS encoding YciI family protein — protein MRFMMLMIPRVYQPGAPPGEKAEEGFTPPADAVARMMQYNEELAKAGALIGLDGLHPISKGARVRFTHGKVKVTDGPFIEAKEVIGGYWIIDVKSREEAVEWARRCPAADGDAIEVRQIFEMPDFPPDVRRAAENLTVRAQVEKQRSGC, from the coding sequence ATGCGCTTTATGATGTTGATGATCCCGCGTGTCTACCAACCCGGCGCGCCGCCTGGGGAGAAGGCCGAAGAGGGGTTTACTCCACCCGCCGACGCCGTTGCGCGGATGATGCAGTACAACGAGGAGCTGGCGAAAGCCGGGGCGCTCATCGGGCTCGACGGCCTTCATCCGATATCCAAGGGCGCGCGCGTCCGGTTTACGCACGGCAAGGTCAAAGTGACCGACGGGCCGTTCATCGAAGCAAAGGAGGTTATCGGCGGCTATTGGATAATCGATGTGAAGTCCAGGGAGGAAGCGGTGGAATGGGCGAGGCGCTGTCCGGCCGCAGACGGTGACGCCATCGAGGTTCGCCAAATCTTCGAGATGCCGGACTTCCCTCCCGACGTGCGGAGGGCTGCGGAGAACCTCACGGTGCGCGCGCAGGTCGAGAAACAACGCAGCGGTTGCTGA